From a region of the Acidobacteriota bacterium genome:
- a CDS encoding desulfoferrodoxin family protein — MKTYVCKICGHISFEVIPERCPVCFAKDSAFSENQDALKSPTDPKNLTESEKKHIPLLKKSLGEKNVQVKTRVGEIPHVMEENHYITWIDFYLDRKFISRYLLQPRILNPTVEVELKASAGIFYAIENCNLHGKWMGKIEI; from the coding sequence ATGAAGACCTACGTTTGCAAAATCTGTGGTCATATTTCTTTTGAGGTTATCCCGGAGAGATGCCCGGTCTGTTTTGCAAAAGATAGTGCCTTCTCCGAAAATCAAGATGCGCTTAAAAGCCCTACGGATCCAAAGAACTTAACTGAATCTGAGAAAAAGCATATCCCGTTATTAAAGAAATCCTTAGGGGAGAAAAATGTTCAGGTAAAAACAAGGGTGGGTGAAATCCCACATGTGATGGAGGAAAATCACTATATCACCTGGATAGATTTTTATCTGGATCGTAAATTTATAAGTCGCTATCTTTTGCAGCCAAGGATTTTAAATCCGACCGTGGAGGTGGAACTCAAAGCATCTGCGGGGATTTTCTATGCTATTGAGAACTGCAATCTGCATGGCAAATGGATGGGGAAGATAGAAATTTAA
- the mqnE gene encoding aminofutalosine synthase MqnE, whose protein sequence is MIEPVLEKEIINTGLGDICDKVLTGKRLNYLDGLRLFVAENILAVGALANIVRERLHGNRTYFIRNQHINYSNICINGCFFCAFSRKGKGDSGYEMSLEEIFDKVKERLNQPITEIHIVGGLNPNLPYGYYTDMLKGIKRIRKDVHIQAFTCVEIAFIAEQFGKSVEDVLIEFREAGLGSIPGGGAEVFSTRVRGELCSRKLSPAGWLFVAKTAHRLGIRTNATMLYGHIENLEERVEHLIRLRSAQDESGGFVTFIPLAFHPDNTRLYRIKRTTGIDDLKTIAVSRLLLDNFPHIKPFWIMIGPKMSQLAQSFGANDMDGTVIEEKITHMAGAETAEEMAVDEIVSLIRGAGRIPIERDTLYNEIKRY, encoded by the coding sequence ATGATAGAACCCGTCCTGGAAAAAGAGATAATCAACACCGGCCTGGGCGACATCTGCGATAAGGTTCTCACCGGAAAGAGGCTTAATTACCTGGATGGGCTCCGCCTATTCGTCGCTGAAAACATCCTGGCCGTCGGAGCTCTTGCCAACATCGTCCGTGAACGGCTTCACGGTAACAGAACTTATTTCATCAGGAACCAGCACATCAACTACAGCAACATCTGCATCAATGGATGCTTTTTTTGCGCCTTCTCCAGGAAGGGCAAGGGAGACAGCGGCTACGAGATGTCTCTCGAGGAAATCTTCGACAAGGTTAAGGAAAGACTTAACCAGCCCATCACGGAGATCCACATCGTTGGCGGGTTGAACCCCAACCTTCCTTACGGCTACTACACCGACATGCTGAAGGGGATCAAAAGGATAAGGAAAGATGTTCACATCCAGGCTTTTACCTGCGTGGAAATCGCCTTCATCGCGGAGCAGTTCGGGAAAAGTGTTGAAGACGTCCTCATCGAGTTCCGGGAGGCCGGGCTGGGATCGATCCCGGGCGGCGGAGCGGAGGTCTTCTCCACGAGGGTGCGGGGAGAGCTCTGTTCCAGGAAACTCTCCCCGGCTGGCTGGCTCTTCGTGGCCAAGACGGCTCACAGGCTTGGAATCCGCACCAACGCGACCATGCTCTACGGCCACATAGAAAATCTGGAAGAACGGGTGGAGCACCTTATCAGGTTGCGAAGCGCCCAGGACGAGAGCGGCGGATTCGTTACCTTCATCCCGCTCGCCTTCCATCCCGATAATACCCGGCTTTACCGAATCAAGAGGACGACCGGGATAGATGATCTTAAGACCATAGCCGTCTCGCGGCTCCTGCTCGACAACTTCCCGCACATCAAGCCTTTCTGGATTATGATCGGACCGAAGATGTCCCAGCTCGCGCAGTCCTTCGGAGCCAACGACATGGACGGGACGGTCATCGAAGAGAAGATCACGCACATGGCTGGTGCCGAGACAGCCGAGGAGATGGCTGTGGATGAGATTGTCTCACTCATCAGAGGCGCCGGCCGCATCCCCATCGAACGTGATACCCTTTACAACGAAATCAAACGATATTAG
- a CDS encoding carboxypeptidase-like regulatory domain-containing protein, which produces MSVRSSVLLILIILLYNLVCTAQTSARQVQEASLSGQALTVQVFSGQVISEEGLPVSDALIIFLDCSYVPVDSARTDAGGNFRLEANAGKLCLMRVQKERYIPFDIEKEAFPPPGEKWKISLRRASKISGEILDGGSFSPLRGAFIRLMKPEDERADQTIGSAKTDESGRYSFQNIAAGKYLLEVQKEGYLSSSETLSLRGGEQKSANVFLFKKGSLNGIVFDDERNPIENASIELSKSLSPFFREKGKTFDGGEYITRSAKEGKFSIDDIPAYGGYRFSVSAEGFAPRIVQKEIQPGTNLLTITMQRASCISGKMRWDKEKLPGDSEIEIKPHSEEIALGCRNLFQKRHRPDPSGSFRIADLPAGSFTLTINSSEFLPEVYEVLHLKPGEVRDLGVIKLRAGLRISGGVENEKGEKLKKARIKASLSGSGGRLYAKSAETADDGSFSIDGLKDGIYTIHAEANGYTEETRKGIRAGTRNLLFTLGASGKIQGMVADELGKPLERFYIFLEPEGKDAINGKYYTFSSETGSYEIGNVAPGFYSIIAGAIGFSEDSMKGVEIFNGADTEGINFYLKKGAKIDGYVYDREQGLPLPGTHVTVPFRSGGEALTAITDHSGYFTLDGVPLQFISLVVEHPDYAPAVIDGIDPTGKESSFPLKINLEGGGMVEGYVLEADDSPVHGARLSIQHGKISQDSISDMSGYYRIEHVPSGTHSIAKILPRMDLYSDYESREFTIRNNDILRIDFKSLTEASGYLTRRGVPVEGGRVSFIEAPEQSQFDPGKLSARSSYTDSTGFYKVRGLKDGRYTVVIENAEKRFIKVVDIPRVKEFREPSKRHLCQCHVAVQTDVQSARVSGYCKENNPQGV; this is translated from the coding sequence ATGTCTGTCAGGTCATCCGTTTTATTGATCCTGATCATCCTCTTGTATAATCTTGTCTGCACGGCACAGACTTCCGCCAGACAGGTCCAGGAAGCTTCCCTATCCGGTCAGGCATTGACCGTTCAGGTCTTTTCGGGCCAAGTAATCTCCGAAGAGGGGCTACCCGTCAGCGATGCCCTGATCATCTTCCTCGACTGTTCCTATGTTCCGGTGGATTCTGCCAGGACCGATGCGGGCGGAAACTTCCGCCTGGAAGCCAATGCCGGAAAGCTGTGCCTGATGAGAGTTCAGAAAGAGCGATACATCCCCTTCGACATCGAGAAAGAAGCTTTTCCTCCCCCTGGCGAGAAATGGAAGATCTCTCTGAGGAGAGCATCAAAAATTTCCGGAGAGATTCTCGATGGCGGCAGCTTTTCACCATTGAGAGGAGCTTTCATAAGGCTGATGAAGCCCGAGGATGAACGTGCAGATCAAACCATAGGCAGCGCGAAAACGGATGAGAGCGGAAGATATTCTTTCCAGAACATCGCTGCCGGGAAATATCTTCTGGAAGTCCAGAAGGAGGGCTACCTCTCATCCTCCGAAACCCTGTCCCTTCGTGGGGGCGAGCAAAAATCAGCAAATGTTTTCCTCTTCAAGAAAGGGTCTCTGAACGGAATCGTCTTTGATGACGAACGGAATCCCATTGAAAATGCATCCATCGAGTTGTCGAAGTCGCTTTCACCATTCTTCAGGGAAAAAGGGAAAACCTTTGATGGAGGAGAGTACATCACACGATCGGCAAAGGAGGGGAAATTTTCCATCGATGACATTCCGGCATACGGTGGCTACAGATTTTCCGTCTCAGCAGAAGGCTTTGCTCCGCGCATCGTCCAGAAGGAAATCCAGCCTGGCACCAATCTTCTGACTATCACGATGCAGAGAGCCTCCTGCATCTCGGGGAAAATGCGATGGGACAAAGAGAAGCTTCCCGGAGATTCAGAGATCGAGATCAAGCCTCACAGCGAAGAGATAGCACTGGGATGCAGGAACCTCTTCCAAAAAAGGCACCGCCCCGATCCTTCTGGCTCCTTTCGCATTGCGGATCTTCCTGCCGGAAGTTTTACTCTGACAATCAACTCTTCGGAATTCCTACCCGAAGTCTACGAAGTTCTGCATTTGAAGCCGGGAGAAGTGAGAGACCTCGGCGTCATCAAGCTTCGCGCCGGACTAAGAATTTCTGGAGGCGTGGAGAATGAAAAAGGTGAAAAGCTCAAGAAGGCCCGCATCAAGGCTTCGCTGAGCGGTTCTGGCGGCAGGCTCTATGCGAAGAGCGCGGAAACCGCGGATGATGGCTCCTTTTCAATCGATGGCCTCAAAGATGGGATCTACACTATCCACGCGGAAGCCAATGGTTACACAGAAGAGACAAGAAAGGGGATAAGAGCTGGCACCAGGAATCTTCTCTTCACTCTCGGCGCCTCCGGGAAGATACAGGGGATGGTCGCCGATGAGTTAGGGAAGCCTCTGGAGAGATTTTACATATTCCTCGAACCGGAAGGGAAAGATGCAATAAATGGGAAATATTACACCTTCTCTTCAGAGACTGGCAGTTATGAAATTGGAAATGTCGCCCCTGGCTTCTATTCGATCATCGCCGGCGCCATCGGATTCTCCGAAGATTCCATGAAGGGAGTGGAGATCTTCAATGGAGCGGATACGGAAGGGATCAATTTCTACCTGAAGAAGGGGGCAAAGATCGATGGTTACGTCTATGACAGGGAGCAGGGCCTCCCTCTTCCCGGAACGCATGTAACCGTTCCATTCAGAAGTGGTGGTGAAGCGCTCACGGCCATCACGGACCATTCGGGATATTTCACTCTCGACGGGGTCCCGCTTCAATTCATCTCTCTCGTGGTGGAACATCCAGACTATGCTCCTGCCGTCATCGATGGGATAGACCCAACGGGAAAGGAATCATCTTTCCCGCTCAAGATCAATCTCGAAGGAGGTGGAATGGTGGAAGGGTACGTCCTGGAGGCGGATGACTCTCCAGTCCATGGGGCCAGGCTATCCATTCAACATGGAAAGATCTCTCAGGATTCAATCTCCGACATGAGCGGATATTACCGCATCGAGCATGTTCCTTCAGGGACACACAGCATCGCCAAGATACTGCCACGAATGGACCTCTATTCCGATTACGAGTCTAGGGAGTTTACGATCAGGAACAACGATATCCTGAGGATCGATTTCAAATCGCTTACGGAGGCCTCGGGATATCTGACGAGAAGAGGCGTTCCCGTGGAGGGGGGAAGGGTTTCCTTCATCGAAGCTCCGGAGCAAAGCCAATTCGATCCCGGGAAGCTTTCCGCGAGGTCTTCCTATACTGATTCCACAGGCTTTTACAAAGTCAGGGGACTCAAAGACGGACGGTACACCGTCGTCATCGAGAATGCCGAGAAGAGATTCATAAAAGTCGTCGATATCCCCCGGGTCAAAGAGTTCCGAGAACCTTCCAAAAGACACCTATGTCAATGTCATGTCGCAGTACAGACCGATGTACAAAGCGCACGAGTATCCGGATATTGCAAGGAGAATAACCCGCAAGGAGTATGA
- a CDS encoding transcriptional repressor: protein MNTNNENLFRETKQRKRIMEILSSTKSHPTADWVYLQLKKDFPNLSLSTIYRNLRILKQQKRILKLPFGHTFDRFDGNPVPHPHFVCQKCGRVFDLEILGLENLFKKAAREEDFKIKGFNLSLYGLCKACKEV, encoded by the coding sequence ATGAATACGAATAACGAGAATCTTTTTAGAGAAACAAAACAGAGGAAAAGGATAATGGAGATCCTGTCCTCTACAAAATCCCATCCAACTGCGGATTGGGTTTATCTTCAGTTGAAAAAAGATTTCCCTAATCTTTCCTTAAGCACAATTTACAGAAATTTAAGAATATTGAAGCAGCAGAAAAGAATCCTGAAGTTACCGTTCGGCCATACATTCGATCGCTTTGATGGAAATCCTGTTCCTCATCCCCATTTTGTCTGTCAGAAATGCGGCAGGGTTTTTGATTTAGAGATCTTGGGATTGGAGAACCTTTTTAAGAAAGCCGCAAGGGAAGAAGATTTTAAGATTAAAGGTTTTAACTTAAGCCTGTATGGGCTTTGTAAAGCTTGTAAAGAGGTTTGA
- a CDS encoding redoxin domain-containing protein, with protein sequence MSEVLKIGNLVLDFEMETYDPKGEDFGIISLNQLKKDKRWVVLFFYPADYTFICPTELSDLAEKYAELKKLGVELISVSTDTKFVHLAWQREEKLLKEVKFPMGADPAGKISRLFGVYDENTGLAKRGTFILNPEGRLVGSEISSDNVGRNADELLRKIKAHLHVSAHPSEVCPAKWREGDPTLKPGAKLVGRVLESLKTRR encoded by the coding sequence ATGTCAGAGGTTTTAAAAATCGGCAATCTGGTTCTAGATTTTGAAATGGAGACCTATGATCCAAAAGGAGAGGATTTTGGAATTATTTCCCTGAATCAGCTCAAGAAGGATAAAAGATGGGTAGTCTTATTCTTTTATCCTGCAGATTATACCTTTATCTGCCCCACAGAGCTCTCTGATCTGGCTGAAAAATATGCTGAGTTGAAAAAGCTAGGGGTTGAGCTTATCTCCGTGAGCACAGATACAAAGTTTGTGCATCTGGCCTGGCAGAGGGAGGAGAAGCTTTTGAAAGAGGTTAAGTTCCCTATGGGGGCTGACCCAGCTGGTAAAATCTCTCGTCTTTTTGGCGTTTATGATGAGAATACTGGACTGGCGAAAAGGGGGACATTCATACTAAATCCGGAAGGAAGGCTGGTGGGCTCAGAGATCAGTTCTGACAATGTGGGAAGGAATGCAGATGAGCTTTTGAGAAAGATCAAGGCTCACCTGCATGTTTCGGCCCATCCCTCAGAGGTCTGCCCGGCTAAATGGCGAGAAGGAGACCCCACCTTAAAACCAGGAGCCAAGCTGGTGGGCAGGGTTTTAGAGAGTTTGAAAACCAGGAGGTGA
- a CDS encoding menaquinone biosynthesis protein, protein MKVKVGVVNFLNTKPLIYGLEKDHDRFRLVYDTPAQCASKLETREVDIAILPAIEYASSEKYSIISDISITSKGSAGSVLLFSKKEIGEIRTIALDRNSRTSIALLKILCREKFRIDPGFHPMPPDLGTMLSENDAALVIGDNALFAPEYFQEMLAADLGREWFEMTSLPFVFAFWCGFPDIKPSLIKAFLESRDLGIQKLDEISKRYSFLGRTFLYLSRRYLTENMTYSFGDEEKKGLVLFYELCLKHDLITEIPTLRFFSV, encoded by the coding sequence ATGAAAGTGAAGGTCGGCGTCGTCAATTTCCTGAACACGAAACCCCTCATCTACGGTCTGGAAAAGGACCACGACCGCTTCAGACTGGTCTATGATACGCCGGCACAATGCGCTTCGAAGCTGGAAACGAGGGAAGTAGACATCGCCATTTTGCCAGCCATTGAATATGCCTCATCAGAAAAATATTCCATTATTTCCGATATCTCCATCACTTCTAAAGGGAGTGCCGGTTCCGTGCTCCTCTTTTCAAAGAAAGAGATCGGTGAAATAAGAACTATCGCACTCGACAGGAACAGCAGAACTTCTATCGCACTTCTCAAGATCCTCTGCCGCGAAAAATTCCGGATCGATCCCGGGTTCCATCCGATGCCTCCCGATCTTGGAACCATGCTTTCCGAGAACGACGCCGCACTCGTCATCGGAGACAATGCCCTCTTCGCTCCCGAATACTTTCAGGAGATGCTTGCCGCTGACCTGGGCAGGGAATGGTTCGAGATGACTTCTCTTCCCTTCGTCTTTGCCTTCTGGTGTGGCTTTCCTGATATCAAACCTTCGCTTATCAAGGCTTTCCTTGAATCCAGAGATCTGGGCATACAGAAACTGGATGAAATCTCAAAGAGATACTCTTTTCTGGGAAGGACTTTCCTATATCTCTCAAGGCGATACCTTACAGAGAACATGACCTATTCTTTTGGCGATGAGGAGAAGAAGGGGCTCGTTCTCTTCTATGAACTCTGCCTGAAGCATGACCTTATTACGGAAATACCCACCCTGAGGTTCTTCAGCGTTTAA
- a CDS encoding menaquinone biosynthesis decarboxylase, protein MTYRDLRDFVKKLEDLGELKRIRVEVDPELEITEIANRVVKSGGPALLFEKVKGSNIPVLINTFGTERRMNLALETPSLNDLAKRLQNILDFKAPEGFIDKLKMLPRLSELAGFFPEVVRDAPCKEVIIEDNPSLDIFPIIKCWPKDGGRYITLPCVFTKDRETGTRNCGMYRMQVYDSKTTGMHWHIHKHGARHYRQREEAGERIELAVAIGGDPVVTFAAAVPAPDYFDEMIIAGFIRGEGVKMVKCETVDLEVPAASEIVLEGYVLPNERMREGPFGDHTGFYSLADDYPVFHLTCITHRKDPIYHATIVGRPPMEDCFMGLAIERLFLPVIKKQFPEIVDMHMPWAGVFHNLLIVSIKKQYPGHARKIMNTIWSMGQAMFTKCIVVVDEDVNVRDEFEVAWKVLNHVDPERDVQFTFGPTEVLDHASRLPNYGSRMGIDGTKKWKSEGFEREWPDEIEMEKRIIDLVTRRWKEYGL, encoded by the coding sequence ATGACATACAGGGACCTCAGAGACTTTGTCAAGAAGCTCGAGGATCTGGGGGAACTTAAGAGAATCCGGGTTGAGGTCGATCCTGAGCTGGAGATTACGGAGATAGCAAACCGTGTGGTGAAATCAGGTGGCCCCGCTCTCCTCTTCGAAAAAGTTAAGGGATCGAACATTCCGGTCCTGATCAACACTTTCGGGACGGAGCGAAGGATGAATCTTGCCCTTGAGACCCCTTCTCTCAATGACCTTGCCAAAAGGCTTCAGAATATCCTTGATTTTAAAGCCCCGGAAGGGTTCATCGACAAATTGAAGATGCTCCCCAGACTCAGCGAATTGGCGGGATTCTTTCCGGAGGTAGTCAGGGATGCTCCATGCAAAGAGGTCATCATCGAAGATAATCCCTCTCTCGACATTTTCCCCATAATCAAGTGCTGGCCGAAAGACGGGGGAAGGTACATCACGCTTCCATGCGTCTTCACCAAAGACCGCGAGACGGGCACGAGGAACTGCGGAATGTACCGGATGCAGGTTTATGACTCCAAGACTACGGGAATGCACTGGCACATCCACAAACATGGGGCGAGGCATTACCGTCAGAGGGAAGAGGCGGGCGAGAGAATAGAGCTGGCCGTTGCCATAGGCGGAGACCCTGTCGTAACATTTGCGGCTGCCGTTCCTGCTCCAGACTATTTCGATGAGATGATCATCGCGGGTTTCATCAGAGGGGAAGGGGTAAAAATGGTCAAATGTGAGACCGTCGATCTGGAAGTTCCGGCTGCCTCAGAGATTGTCCTGGAGGGGTACGTGCTGCCGAATGAGAGAATGAGAGAAGGTCCTTTTGGAGATCACACCGGATTCTACTCTCTGGCCGATGATTATCCTGTTTTTCACCTGACGTGCATCACCCATAGAAAGGACCCGATCTACCATGCCACGATCGTGGGAAGACCGCCGATGGAAGATTGCTTCATGGGGCTTGCAATAGAAAGACTCTTCCTTCCAGTCATCAAGAAGCAGTTCCCCGAGATCGTCGACATGCACATGCCGTGGGCAGGAGTATTTCATAACCTGCTGATCGTTTCCATTAAGAAACAGTATCCCGGCCACGCGCGAAAGATCATGAACACCATCTGGAGCATGGGACAGGCGATGTTCACGAAGTGCATCGTCGTCGTCGATGAAGATGTAAACGTGAGGGATGAATTCGAGGTTGCCTGGAAGGTCCTGAACCATGTTGACCCTGAGCGCGATGTGCAGTTTACGTTCGGCCCGACGGAAGTCCTGGACCACGCCTCGCGTCTACCTAATTATGGCTCCAGGATGGGGATCGACGGTACGAAGAAGTGGAAATCGGAAGGATTCGAGCGCGAATGGCCCGACGAGATCGAGATGGAAAAAAGGATCATCGACCTCGTCACCCGGCGCTGGAAAGAGTATGGTTTATGA